gtccagttagtgaaacttaaattatgtaatatgttTTCGGCGACTGgaaacatttaaacattttacCCGAATTCAATTTAAGTAAAGAACAACATTGATTCCTAAACTCCTGAAcggcatttttatttaaatctagcCGATCCCGCGAAcctcgtatcgttcaaaccttccctggacctctacaaacattttaaaaccaaaatcagctcaatcggccccgttctcgagttttaatcagactaacgaacaacaattcatttttatttatatagatatattACCGTAAAAAAggtaatttgaatttaattctGTTTCTTACTAAAACCAGAGCGACTTAAACCAGATAGATGCATAAGCGACTTACTTAACTTACTATAAGCCAGCCATATCATATATTCaacattctattattttttaaggtaCTAGTAATCACCATTTTATGCGCGTTCGCAAGCTGCGCAGCGGGAGGAGCGATAGCGTGGCCTGGTGCCATCGCTGtgtcctcaccgctgctgagaACCGTTGTACCAGGGCAGACTAAGACCACTGCCTATTCCACCACACAATACATAAATGCGGTAAGCCGACATGAAAGCAACAAATTCTGAATTATAAAAGATCCATTAAAAAGATAGCGAGTGCATGAGCCTTTCTgatacctaatttgtaaaaaGTAAGAGAAACCTAAACTTATACCATTTATAGGTATCGCAGCTAGTATTGAtaaacatgtaggtatatttaaaataacataaatgttTTTTGGCAGGTCCCGGCGTCGTACGCATTCGCTCCGCAGCCTCAGTTTGCGTACCAAGTGCCCCAAATCAACAGCTTCCCAGCGGTGCAGTCTGCGTATTACCCCATAGCCAGTCACTCCTACATACCAGCAGCCGCCAACATATTCTACCCTTCAGCACCAGCTTTTGCTCCAGTCATAGGCTCTGGATTCCCAGCTAGTCCTGCTTTTCCAAGCCAACCCGCCCCATCATATCCTGAAGGCCCACAGAGTTCTCCCCCTTCTCAGCAGACCGGCGATGCAGACTCAGCTGTAATAGAGTCAGCAGAGTACAGTGGTGAGCAGCAAAGGAAACAAGAATCGGAATCTCCTATGCCTTCTCAGCCCCCAGCACCAGAACCATCTCAACCTACTCCTCAGTTTCCACCTTCAAACACATTTCCTCACTTCCCCAATTTCCCTCAAAACCCACAGGAATCTGGACAGGCTCCCTCATTCCCACATCTCCCTCAGCTCCCTCAAATCCCAGGTTTTCCTCAATTCCCACAAAATCCCTTCCCCCAGGCACCCCAGGGACCCCAAGGGCCTCAAGGGCCTTCCACTCCACCATCAAGTTTTCCCGCCGCTATAAATGAAGACAAAGGTCTGAATGACGAAGATACAGTAGCTGTGGAATCCGCCTAAAGTCATCCTACTATTTCAGACTACCTTTTGTGTATCCAACCCAATGTTGTATTAAAACCATTATGATAAGTTACTGTTTTGTTGAATTACCTCTTTCTTATGCCTGGTTGCCCTTTAgtatttatcaaaatacaataaattaaattactattgttaataatatttaccaAACTCGATACGTTCTGTAGTAGTAGCTGATTATGCAATTGGTAgtctagtattttatttttatgtcctTATCTTACTtactttacaaaattaaataaaaccaataaacagAACATAAACTGATTTATTTCATATTGATTCACATTACCAGAAACCAGCTTTGCGTTCAGGTAACCAAGTCTGGAAGTCTTCTGCCGTTGTGTTTTTACCGTCAAGTGCCAAGGCAAAGTAGAATGTGTATGGAAACCAATCTGTGTCGAACATTATTGTTATGTTGTAGCCGCCAACTCCTGTTACCGTAGGCACCGACAAACGGTTGGGCATCATCAGTCGAGCACAGACTATTGTACATTCAATACCCGcagaaatctaaaatattattagtgtcatcactacatagtataaaacaaagtcgctttctcggcccctatatccctatgtgtacaaacttttaacttttaaaagtaCGCAATGGATTATTGTAAGCGGTTTTTTAATAGACAGACTGATTGAAGAGGGCGAGGGAGGGTCGCTAATTGGTTATAAttggtaattaaattatttcgtgTTAGGTATAAAGAAGAACTGGTGATTAATTAGAACATTTTACGAAAATATCGTACCTTCATAATAACGTTTAGTTTAGCAGGAGGATCGGTGTTAACTTCAAACCTTTCGGAGTAAAAAAATGCAGCGCGTCTCTGTTTTCTCATACTTTTATAGCAGTGATTTCCACTCATGAACGTACGAGCACGCCAACCAGACTTCTGTTTTTTCCTTTTCCTCAAAAAGGATTTGTTAATGCCCACACCTGAAACGAGTAGTGGATTAAttacttaaaagtattttttttacaactatGACTAAATTACGAATGCACACTTACTCGGGCCTGCCTCAAGTAGCATCACATTTTGTGGGTATGGTTTCGGTAAGTGATAAGCTGTGATGAGATTCATAATCCACGTGGTGTAGGGGTACACATCTATATAGAGAGGTGGTTCATTATTGAGGCGCCTACGCATGGCGCGCCGACTGCAAGGAGCTCCCCCAGCGGCTATTCCAATAAGCTCATAGGGCCCGTCTATGGAGTGGCTGACGATGGGTGCCCCCGGTCGAACCCCGCACCCTGAGGTGCATAATACGTGGGTCACGCCTTCACTTCCCAGTTTCTGAAATCATCAATTTAATCTTATCGACACTCCTTACGCAACTTGTTCTAATCATTTCGTCCTCTACATGTCTTTTTCCAAACCGTAGGTATTGGAACAGCTAAGTATTGTGCATATAGCGTCTGTCTATACAATGTCTCCACCCCTTTTCCGAGGAACACGTCACCGTCTGGTGAGACTTTCTATCATCTTCTCACTAATCAagtgatattaaaaataaaaaaaaactaatactgTACCCCTTTCATTCGATGCCGTTTACATTCTCTATGTGTATATAATTTGAGGGTTTTCTTAGCCAATCTTTCTGCATCGAAATCTCTTGGTACAGCTGAAAATATATTGAACAACATTACCTAAGACCAATGACaacgaataaaattattttaggcaTCAATTTTAGGCATAAGCTCATTTTCGTCTATTGCTCAAAATTCGAGTAAAACAAAACTTACTGCTGATATAGTCCACTAAAAACACGGctttatgttttttctttctcGTTCGTTCACTTAGTGATGGTAAACATATCGGGACCATATAGTCTGAAAGGTCAAAATTCAAGATTATCTTCATCAATAGATAATCACGAATACGACTCAAAGAAAATACTTACGCGACTTTAGTGGCCGAATAAATTTAACGAGAGCCAGGCTGTTGCCAACTCCGAATCTAAAATGAAAGTTTATTAAATGATGCTGATTGTGAATTGTATTATATAGCATAGGTATTGTGTACCTTGTACCTTTATCTTTCTCGAGAAGAACAATCATTTGGGAGCTCTTACTAAAACAGATTAGTaattgcaatattattatatcttaaGTTTCATCACACTGAAACTTGCACGTTACAGATATTCAACACTTTTATGAACGTGTATATGATTTTGACAAGCTAACTTGACTCGTGTTTGAGATGTAGGGCcctatttttattaaaccttcTCACGTAAATACCTGGTATATTCCGGGTGAGGTGTAATATCATGAGGTGGTATTTCTATATAGGCGCGTGCACATCGCAAACCAATCTTAATTTGCTCTCGCGATATCCCACAGTCTTCTTCATCTCTCTCATAATCACCAAATACGACATTACCTCTGAAATAAAGGCAGAAAAAAACCGATCGTTTATCGAAACGACGAAGCCGATGAGGTCAATAGGAAGAGAAGTCTTTAGAAGTCAAATTATTTCCACGTGTCAATATTAAGTTTgttattattaaagaaaaatgtcATACAGTTTATAGTTTTTGGGAAGGTGCAGCAGGTCTGTAG
Above is a window of Helicoverpa zea isolate HzStark_Cry1AcR chromosome 1, ilHelZeax1.1, whole genome shotgun sequence DNA encoding:
- the LOC124646214 gene encoding uncharacterized protein LOC124646214, with product MISLTSYGICVPATLCLIRDFSICHDDFDSEPADGVLKEHTFKWVGFVQYIHVTTGLPHHLKAPRVVLVHQQFAVATATDLLHLPKNYKLGNVVFGDYERDEEDCGISREQIKIGLRCARAYIEIPPHDITPHPEYTRFGVGNSLALVKFIRPLKSHYMVPICLPSLSERTRKKKHKAVFLVDYISTVPRDFDAERLAKKTLKLYTHRECKRHRMKGKLGSEGVTHVLCTSGCGVRPGAPIVSHSIDGPYELIGIAAGGAPCSRRAMRRRLNNEPPLYIDVYPYTTWIMNLITAYHLPKPYPQNVMLLEAGPSVGINKSFLRKRKKQKSGWRARTFMSGNHCYKSMRKQRRAAFFYSERFEVNTDPPAKLNVIMKISAGIECTIVCARLMMPNRLSVPTVTGVGGYNITIMFDTDWFPYTFYFALALDGKNTTAEDFQTWLPERKAGFW
- the LOC124631029 gene encoding vegetative cell wall protein gp1-like, which produces MKVLVITILCAFASCAAGGAIAWPGAIAVSSPLLRTVVPGQTKTTAYSTTQYINAVPASYAFAPQPQFAYQVPQINSFPAVQSAYYPIASHSYIPAAANIFYPSAPAFAPVIGSGFPASPAFPSQPAPSYPEGPQSSPPSQQTGDADSAVIESAEYSGEQQRKQESESPMPSQPPAPEPSQPTPQFPPSNTFPHFPNFPQNPQESGQAPSFPHLPQLPQIPGFPQFPQNPFPQAPQGPQGPQGPSTPPSSFPAAINEDKGLNDEDTVAVESA